In Terriglobia bacterium, the following proteins share a genomic window:
- a CDS encoding Crp/Fnr family transcriptional regulator yields the protein MPLKKRASFNPETFLSETGLGRSIVRLQKKRAIFSQGDPANAVFYIQKGKIKLLVVSKSGKEATIAILGPGDFVGEECIAASQPRRVASAVAITEVEVLKIEKAAMIRVLHREHTFSDIFVSYLLARNARVQEDLVDQLFNSSEKRLARILLLLAQFGKEGKPEPVIPRISQEVLAEMVGTTRARVNFFMNRFRKLGFIEYNGEIRVHGSLLNIVLHD from the coding sequence ATCCCGCTGAAAAAGCGAGCCAGTTTCAATCCAGAGACCTTTCTTTCAGAAACCGGCCTGGGACGGAGCATTGTTCGTCTGCAGAAGAAACGGGCGATATTTTCGCAGGGCGATCCTGCGAATGCTGTGTTTTATATCCAGAAAGGCAAGATCAAGCTCCTGGTAGTTTCCAAGAGCGGTAAAGAAGCCACCATCGCCATACTCGGCCCGGGGGATTTTGTGGGCGAAGAGTGCATCGCAGCCTCGCAGCCGCGGCGCGTCGCCAGTGCCGTGGCCATCACCGAGGTTGAAGTGCTCAAGATTGAAAAGGCGGCGATGATACGCGTGCTGCATCGCGAACACACCTTTTCTGACATTTTCGTTTCCTACCTGCTGGCCCGCAACGCTCGCGTGCAGGAAGACCTGGTAGACCAGCTTTTCAATTCCAGCGAAAAACGCTTGGCCCGGATTCTTCTGCTGCTCGCGCAGTTTGGCAAAGAAGGCAAACCGGAGCCGGTGATCCCCAGAATAAGCCAGGAAGTGCTGGCGGAGATGGTGGGCACCACCCGGGCGCGAGTCAATTTCTTCATGAATCGTTTCCGCAAGCTGGGTTTTATTGAATACAACGGGGAAATCCGCGTGCACGGTTCCCTGCTGAATATCGTCCTTCATGATTAG
- a CDS encoding WecB/TagA/CpsF family glycosyltransferase, giving the protein MKSSSKNNLIGVLVDGIDRQTAIEMVMEAARQGRGFSVSALAVHGVMSGVLDVTHRYRLNHLDLVVADGQPVRWALNLLHSVGLRQRVYGPALTLDVIQRAAEEGISVYLYGSTQEVITLLCASLRQRFPGIKIAGAEPSQFVRISPETADQISARIKQSGAQIVFAGLGCPRQEVWAYEFRDRLNVPILAVGAAFPLIAGTLRMAPKWMQDHGLEWLFRLCLEPRRLWRRYLLLGPAYLALVLGQWTGLSFRPEGKQPEQEVLPG; this is encoded by the coding sequence ATGAAATCTTCCTCCAAAAACAACCTGATTGGCGTGCTGGTGGACGGCATTGACCGCCAGACGGCCATCGAGATGGTGATGGAGGCCGCCCGGCAGGGCCGCGGTTTTTCAGTATCCGCGTTGGCGGTGCACGGGGTGATGAGCGGAGTACTGGACGTCACTCATCGCTACCGTTTGAACCACCTCGATCTGGTCGTGGCTGACGGACAGCCGGTCCGCTGGGCGCTCAACCTTCTCCACTCCGTTGGTCTTCGCCAGCGCGTTTACGGCCCCGCCCTCACCCTGGACGTGATCCAGCGCGCGGCCGAAGAAGGTATTTCGGTCTACTTGTACGGAAGCACGCAAGAAGTCATCACACTCTTGTGCGCCAGCCTGCGGCAGCGCTTTCCCGGAATCAAGATCGCCGGCGCGGAGCCTTCACAGTTCGTTCGCATCAGCCCGGAAACCGCGGACCAAATCTCCGCTAGGATCAAACAGTCGGGCGCCCAGATTGTTTTTGCCGGCCTGGGCTGTCCCCGCCAGGAAGTTTGGGCTTACGAGTTTCGCGACCGCTTGAACGTGCCGATTCTGGCCGTCGGAGCGGCCTTCCCGCTCATTGCCGGCACGCTGCGCATGGCCCCCAAGTGGATGCAAGACCACGGGTTGGAGTGGTTGTTCCGCCTCTGCCTGGAACCGCGCCGTCTCTGGCGCCGATATCTGCTCTTAGGTCCGGCCTACCTGGCGCTGGTGTTGGGACAGTGGACCGGCTTGAGTTTTCGCCCCGAAGGGAAGCAGCCGGAGCAAGAAGTTCTCCCCGGCTAG
- a CDS encoding NAD-dependent epimerase/dehydratase family protein — MSIAVITGSAGLVGSEAVRYFAKQGLGIVGIDNDMRKYFFGAEASTEWLQKELMASVPGYRHYAVDVRDRQAILSLFQKFGRDISLVVHAAAQPSHDWAALEPMTDFEVNACGTLHLLEATRQFCPDAPFIFTSTNKVYGDSPNHLPLVEQESRWELDKNHKFAAFGITEEMSIDQSLHSVFGASKVAADVMVQEYGRYYGMKTVCFRAGCLTGPNHSGAQLHGFLAYLMKCTVAGTPYKVLGYNGKQVRDNLHSSDLIRAFAMFFSKPRPAEVYNIGGGRFSNCSMLEAIALCQEISGCKLAWEYVPSHRTGDHIWWISDIRKFQSHYPGYALQYDVPAILREMHDQELERRGLLTRSAQA, encoded by the coding sequence TTGAGTATCGCGGTCATCACCGGTTCTGCAGGGCTGGTTGGGTCAGAAGCGGTCCGTTATTTTGCCAAACAGGGCCTCGGCATCGTTGGCATAGATAATGACATGCGCAAATATTTCTTTGGCGCGGAAGCTTCCACCGAATGGCTGCAAAAGGAGCTGATGGCATCCGTCCCAGGCTACCGGCATTATGCGGTTGACGTGCGTGATCGCCAGGCCATCCTCAGCTTGTTCCAGAAATTCGGTCGTGACATTTCTTTGGTGGTCCATGCCGCGGCCCAGCCCTCGCATGACTGGGCGGCGCTGGAGCCGATGACTGATTTTGAAGTGAACGCTTGCGGCACGCTGCACCTGCTGGAAGCGACCCGCCAGTTTTGTCCGGACGCCCCGTTTATTTTCACGTCCACCAACAAGGTCTATGGCGACTCGCCCAACCATTTGCCGCTGGTGGAGCAGGAGTCGCGCTGGGAGCTGGACAAAAACCACAAGTTTGCCGCGTTTGGAATCACGGAAGAGATGTCCATTGACCAATCGTTGCACAGCGTGTTCGGCGCCTCCAAAGTGGCCGCCGACGTCATGGTGCAGGAGTATGGCCGATACTATGGAATGAAGACGGTTTGTTTCCGCGCCGGTTGCTTGACCGGCCCCAACCATTCCGGTGCGCAACTCCACGGCTTTCTGGCTTACTTGATGAAGTGCACGGTGGCCGGAACGCCGTATAAGGTCCTTGGATACAATGGCAAGCAAGTGCGGGACAACCTGCACAGCTCTGATCTGATTCGCGCCTTCGCCATGTTTTTTTCCAAGCCCCGGCCCGCGGAAGTCTACAACATCGGCGGCGGCAGGTTCTCCAACTGTTCCATGCTGGAAGCCATTGCCCTGTGCCAGGAGATTTCCGGCTGCAAACTGGCCTGGGAGTATGTGCCCTCGCACCGCACCGGCGACCATATCTGGTGGATCAGCGATATCAGGAAGTTTCAGTCGCACTATCCTGGCTACGCGTTGCAATATGACGTGCCGGCCATTCTCCGCGAGATGCATGACCAGGAACTCGAACGCCGGGGCTTGTTGACGCGATCAGCACAAGCATGA